Proteins found in one Sulfitobacter pacificus genomic segment:
- a CDS encoding acyl-CoA dehydrogenase family protein encodes MARWMPGITSGKSVCAVAVTEPGAGSDVAGMRTRAVRDGNGWVINGTKMFITNGVHGDLFFVAAKTNTEAKGSRGVTIFAVEKGTAGFSVGKKLNKTGWLCSDTAELVFDNVRVTGDHILGEVDKGFYAIMKNFQNERTVLGAMAMGEAQKAIELTLDYVKDRPAFGGVLWDKQVIRHRLAERAAQVEAGRQLVYSAAWKDAQGMDCVKEVSMVKAYCGDLVNKVMYDCVQFHGGMGYMRETPVERMSRDARIQAIGGGATEVMLEEIAKRL; translated from the coding sequence ATGGCACGCTGGATGCCGGGTATCACGTCAGGCAAAAGCGTCTGTGCCGTTGCCGTAACCGAACCCGGTGCCGGGTCAGACGTGGCAGGAATGCGCACACGCGCGGTCCGCGACGGCAATGGCTGGGTGATCAACGGTACCAAAATGTTCATCACTAATGGTGTGCATGGCGATCTGTTTTTCGTCGCTGCCAAAACCAACACCGAAGCAAAAGGTTCGCGCGGGGTCACGATCTTTGCAGTCGAAAAAGGCACAGCGGGATTTTCGGTCGGCAAGAAGCTGAACAAGACTGGATGGCTGTGTTCGGATACTGCCGAACTGGTTTTTGACAACGTCCGTGTCACAGGCGACCATATTCTGGGCGAGGTTGATAAGGGTTTCTACGCCATCATGAAGAACTTTCAGAACGAACGAACGGTTCTGGGAGCGATGGCCATGGGTGAGGCGCAGAAAGCCATCGAACTGACGCTGGATTATGTGAAGGATCGTCCTGCCTTTGGCGGTGTTCTATGGGACAAACAGGTGATCCGTCACCGACTTGCCGAGCGCGCCGCCCAGGTCGAGGCTGGCCGGCAACTAGTCTACAGCGCGGCGTGGAAAGACGCTCAGGGGATGGATTGTGTCAAAGAGGTTTCGATGGTCAAGGCCTATTGCGGCGATCTGGTCAACAAGGTGATGTATGATTGCGTTCAGTTTCACGGCGGCATGGGCTACATGCGCGAAACCCCGGTTGAACGGATGTCTCGCGACGCGCGTATTCAGGCCATTGGCGGCGGCGCAACCGAAGTGATGTTGGAAGAAATTGCCAAGCGGCTTTAG
- a CDS encoding luciferase family protein encodes MFELTPRIGPRPETTDCAPHEQVSQNPDASTYQKLKERAFDFPFVERRPSIISVPGAEALWLAHDHAHGCQESFMVGNEFAHVHPHYDGSMHLMLPIECTLELFAKGWGEPHPMAASGMIPATAVMVFAARDTAEIETALKILATSYDFARGKLSNPASIRL; translated from the coding sequence ATGTTTGAACTGACGCCCCGCATCGGCCCGCGACCAGAGACTACCGATTGCGCGCCTCACGAGCAGGTAAGCCAAAACCCCGATGCCAGTACCTATCAAAAGCTCAAAGAGCGCGCATTTGATTTTCCCTTTGTCGAGCGTCGCCCCAGCATTATCTCTGTCCCCGGAGCCGAAGCTCTTTGGCTGGCACATGATCATGCCCACGGCTGTCAAGAATCTTTTATGGTGGGAAATGAGTTTGCCCATGTGCATCCGCATTATGACGGCTCCATGCATCTGATGCTGCCAATCGAATGTACGCTTGAACTGTTCGCTAAAGGATGGGGCGAGCCGCACCCGATGGCGGCCTCAGGCATGATCCCCGCAACCGCCGTCATGGTGTTCGCCGCGCGGGACACAGCCGAGATCGAAACAGCATTGAAAATCCTCGCTACGTCTTATGATTTCGCGCGTGGAAAACTCTCAAACCCCGCGTCGATCCGGCTGTGA